A genomic window from Streptomyces sp. MST-110588 includes:
- a CDS encoding phospho-sugar mutase yields MAIDPAELISRAKAWQAEDPDAETREELGKLIDAEDTEELAARFAGTLQFGTAGLRGELGAGPMRMNRSVVIRAAAGLAAYLKDKGQGEGLVVIGYDARHKSADFARDTAAVMVGAGLKAAVLPRPLPTPVLAFAIRHLGAVAGVEVTASHNPPRDNGYKVYLGDGSQIVPPADGEIAERIAAVASLHDVPRPSEGWEILGEDVLDAYLARTDAVLTPGSPRGIGVVYTPMHGVGRDVLVAAFERAGFPAPAVVAEQAEPDPDFPTVAFPNPEEPGAMDLAFATARATEGTDIVIANDPDADRCAVAVPAPGTEAGWRMLRGDEVGALLAAHLVTKQAQGTFATTIVSSSLLSRIAAAASLPYEETLTGFKWLARVDGLRYAYEEALGYCVDPEGVRDKDGITAALLVTELAAGLKQAGRTLTDLLDDLALRHGLHATDQLSVRVQDLSLIGAAMERLREQPPTVLAGLSVASSDDLSQGTDALPPTDGLRYHLAGSEAVGVSAGRVVVRPSGTEPKLKCYLEVVVPVASAQALAQARTTADAALTAIKADLSAAAGI; encoded by the coding sequence GATCCCGCCGAGCTGATCAGCCGGGCGAAGGCATGGCAGGCCGAGGACCCCGACGCGGAGACCCGCGAGGAGCTGGGCAAGCTCATCGACGCCGAGGACACCGAGGAGCTGGCGGCCCGTTTCGCGGGCACGCTCCAGTTCGGTACGGCCGGGCTGCGCGGCGAGCTGGGCGCGGGCCCGATGCGGATGAACCGTTCCGTCGTCATCCGGGCCGCGGCCGGCCTCGCCGCGTACCTCAAGGACAAGGGCCAGGGCGAGGGCCTGGTCGTCATCGGGTACGACGCGCGCCACAAGAGCGCCGACTTCGCCCGGGACACCGCCGCCGTCATGGTCGGCGCGGGCCTGAAGGCCGCGGTGCTGCCGCGTCCGCTGCCCACCCCCGTCCTCGCCTTCGCCATACGGCACCTCGGGGCGGTCGCCGGTGTCGAGGTCACCGCCAGCCACAACCCGCCGCGCGACAACGGCTACAAGGTCTACCTGGGTGACGGCTCCCAGATCGTGCCGCCCGCGGACGGCGAGATCGCCGAGCGGATCGCGGCCGTGGCCTCCCTGCACGACGTGCCGCGCCCCTCGGAGGGCTGGGAGATCCTCGGCGAGGACGTCCTGGACGCCTACCTGGCCCGTACGGACGCCGTGCTCACCCCCGGCTCGCCGCGTGGGATCGGCGTCGTCTACACGCCGATGCACGGTGTCGGCCGGGACGTGCTGGTCGCCGCCTTCGAGCGGGCGGGCTTCCCGGCGCCGGCCGTGGTCGCCGAGCAGGCCGAGCCGGACCCCGACTTCCCCACCGTCGCCTTCCCCAACCCCGAAGAGCCCGGCGCGATGGACCTGGCCTTCGCCACCGCCCGTGCCACCGAGGGCACCGACATCGTCATCGCCAACGACCCCGACGCGGACCGCTGCGCCGTCGCCGTACCGGCGCCCGGCACCGAAGCGGGCTGGCGGATGCTGCGCGGTGACGAGGTCGGCGCGCTGCTCGCCGCCCACCTGGTCACCAAGCAGGCCCAGGGCACGTTCGCGACGACGATCGTCTCCTCCTCCCTGCTCTCCCGCATCGCGGCGGCGGCCTCGCTCCCGTACGAGGAGACCCTGACCGGCTTCAAGTGGCTGGCCCGCGTCGACGGCCTGCGGTACGCCTACGAGGAGGCGCTGGGCTACTGCGTGGACCCCGAGGGCGTACGGGACAAGGACGGCATCACCGCCGCCCTGCTCGTCACCGAACTGGCCGCCGGGCTCAAGCAGGCCGGCCGCACCCTCACCGACCTGCTGGACGACCTGGCGCTGCGGCACGGCCTGCACGCCACCGACCAGCTCTCGGTCCGCGTCCAGGACCTGTCGCTGATCGGCGCCGCCATGGAGCGGCTGCGCGAGCAGCCGCCGACCGTCCTGGCGGGCCTGTCCGTGGCCTCCTCCGACGACCTCTCGCAGGGTACGGACGCGCTGCCGCCGACCGACGGGCTGCGCTACCACCTGGCCGGGTCCGAGGCGGTCGGCGTGTCGGCCGGCCGGGTGGTCGTCCGGCCCAGCGGCACCGAGCCCAAGCTCAAGTGCTACCTGGAGGTCGTGGTCCCGGTCGCCTCGGCGCAGGCCCTGGCCCAGGCCCGTACGACGGCGGACGCCGCGCTCACCGCGATCAAGGCGGACCTTTCGGCGGCGGCCGGCATCTGA
- a CDS encoding AraC family transcriptional regulator, translating to MDLFDDLLRGVRAKGAVFAGSVLTPPWTLRFTKEAYLTLCVPLSGAGWIVRDDGGEPQPLRTGEAAIVRGPEPFAFTDAPQTPVGRPERIPDGDGRTMLLVGAYRVPGEVPRRLLRALPPVAVVPDEHDCAAMRGYLEAQLTAGLPGRQIVVDRLLDWLLVCTLRQWFDRPGAAPPAWYLALGDEVAGPALRAMHAAPERAWTLPSLAAVAGVSRSTFAKRFQALLGEPPLTYLTEWRMTLAADLLSEPGTTVAAVARRVGYADPFSFSAAFKRVMGVSPSAHRVVGEDPAGVLAGG from the coding sequence ATGGACCTCTTCGACGACCTGCTGCGTGGCGTGCGTGCCAAGGGCGCCGTCTTCGCCGGATCGGTACTGACACCGCCGTGGACGCTGCGCTTCACCAAGGAGGCCTACCTCACCCTGTGCGTCCCCCTGAGCGGCGCGGGCTGGATCGTCCGGGACGACGGCGGTGAGCCGCAGCCGTTGCGCACGGGAGAGGCCGCGATCGTCCGCGGCCCGGAGCCGTTCGCCTTCACGGATGCCCCGCAGACACCGGTCGGCCGGCCGGAGCGGATACCGGACGGCGACGGCCGGACCATGCTCCTGGTGGGCGCCTACCGTGTCCCGGGCGAGGTTCCCCGCAGGCTGCTGCGGGCCCTGCCGCCGGTCGCCGTCGTCCCCGACGAACACGACTGCGCCGCCATGCGCGGCTACCTGGAAGCCCAGCTCACCGCCGGCCTGCCCGGCCGGCAGATCGTGGTCGACCGGCTGCTCGACTGGCTGCTGGTGTGCACGCTGCGCCAATGGTTCGACCGGCCCGGGGCCGCCCCGCCCGCCTGGTATCTCGCGCTGGGCGACGAGGTGGCGGGCCCCGCCCTGCGCGCCATGCACGCCGCCCCGGAACGGGCCTGGACCCTGCCGTCCCTGGCGGCCGTCGCCGGGGTGTCCCGCTCCACGTTCGCCAAGCGCTTCCAGGCTCTGCTGGGCGAGCCGCCGCTGACCTACCTGACGGAATGGCGCATGACCTTGGCCGCCGACCTGCTGTCCGAGCCCGGCACGACGGTGGCCGCCGTCGCCCGGCGCGTCGGCTACGCCGATCCCTTCAGCTTCAGTGCGGCGTTCAAGCGGGTCATGGGCGTGAGCCCGAGCGCACACCGGGTCGTCGGCGAAGACCCGGCCGGCGTGCTCGCCGGCGGCTGA
- a CDS encoding NAD(P)H-binding protein — MSDNAFSSTDPRPVLVLGATGKTGRRVVRELRAAGVPVRAASRSGEVRFDWTEPATWSGALNGASAVYLVAPDEGYEVVPEFTARAVRAGVGRFVALSGRGIEHVGPDFGQGMATAEEAVRESGVQWAVLRANNFNQNFDEDLWREPLRNGRLALPIGKVPEPFIDADDVAAVAAALLTRAAHTDGVTEVSGPRGLTFDEAVATMARAAGREMAYVELSPQEYHAELLAAGLPESAARMLGALFALHRAGHTVAPTDGVRQVLGREPVDFAAYAKRAAAAGAWA; from the coding sequence ATGTCCGACAACGCTTTTTCTTCCACTGATCCACGTCCGGTCCTGGTTCTCGGCGCGACCGGCAAGACCGGCCGCCGCGTGGTGCGCGAACTGCGCGCCGCGGGCGTGCCCGTCCGGGCCGCGTCCCGCTCCGGCGAGGTCCGCTTCGACTGGACGGAGCCCGCCACCTGGTCCGGCGCCCTGAACGGCGCCTCGGCCGTCTACCTGGTCGCTCCCGACGAGGGGTACGAGGTGGTGCCGGAGTTCACCGCGCGAGCCGTACGGGCGGGCGTCGGCCGGTTCGTGGCCCTCTCGGGCCGGGGCATCGAGCATGTCGGCCCGGACTTCGGGCAGGGCATGGCAACGGCCGAGGAGGCGGTGCGCGAATCCGGCGTCCAGTGGGCCGTCCTGCGGGCGAACAACTTCAACCAGAACTTCGACGAGGACCTGTGGCGGGAGCCGCTGCGCAACGGCCGCCTGGCCCTGCCCATCGGGAAGGTCCCGGAGCCGTTCATCGACGCGGACGACGTCGCGGCGGTGGCCGCGGCGCTGCTCACGCGCGCCGCGCACACCGACGGCGTGACCGAGGTCTCCGGGCCGCGCGGCCTGACCTTCGACGAGGCCGTGGCGACGATGGCCCGGGCGGCCGGCCGGGAGATGGCGTACGTGGAACTGTCCCCGCAGGAGTACCACGCCGAGCTGCTGGCCGCCGGTCTCCCGGAGTCGGCGGCCAGGATGCTCGGTGCCCTGTTCGCCCTCCATCGGGCAGGGCACACGGTCGCTCCGACCGACGGCGTGCGGCAGGTCCTGGGCCGTGAGCCGGTGGACTTCGCGGCGTACGCGAAGCGGGCCGCCGCGGCGGGAGCATGGGCCTGA
- a CDS encoding phytanoyl-CoA dioxygenase family protein, whose translation MDDTTLVSRFLRDGFVKLEGAVAPRVAADCARLLWRETGCDPDDPATWTRPVHWVPGMGQGPFAAAPNSPALHRAYDLLVGAGRWEPRYSLGTFPLRFPHPEEPDDAGWHIEGSYLPEGESWYFTNLRSRGRALLMLFLFSEVGEEDAPTRIRVGSHLDVPKVLEEYGEDGAGGLALAPDLVAASDHRDVALATGSPGDVFLCHPFLVHAAQPHHGVRPRFMAQPPLLPAAPYELERADGAYSPVEIAIRRGLGRDTPGPDGDGTEAGTGTGAGAGHSAG comes from the coding sequence ATGGATGACACGACCTTGGTATCCCGTTTCCTGCGTGACGGCTTCGTGAAGCTGGAGGGTGCCGTCGCGCCGCGGGTGGCCGCGGACTGCGCGCGGCTGCTGTGGCGGGAGACGGGCTGCGACCCGGACGATCCGGCGACATGGACGCGGCCCGTGCACTGGGTGCCGGGCATGGGGCAGGGGCCGTTCGCCGCCGCCCCCAACTCCCCGGCCCTGCATCGCGCGTACGACCTGCTCGTCGGCGCGGGGCGCTGGGAGCCGCGCTACTCGCTGGGCACCTTCCCGCTGCGGTTCCCGCACCCGGAGGAGCCGGACGACGCGGGCTGGCACATCGAGGGGAGCTATCTGCCGGAGGGGGAGAGCTGGTACTTCACCAACCTGCGCTCCCGGGGCCGGGCGCTGCTGATGCTGTTCTTGTTCAGCGAGGTCGGGGAGGAGGACGCCCCGACCCGGATCCGGGTCGGCTCCCACCTGGACGTGCCGAAGGTGCTGGAGGAGTACGGGGAGGACGGGGCCGGCGGGCTGGCCCTGGCGCCGGATCTGGTGGCGGCGTCCGACCACCGGGACGTCGCCCTGGCCACCGGGTCCCCGGGCGACGTCTTTTTGTGCCATCCGTTCCTGGTGCACGCGGCGCAGCCGCACCACGGGGTACGGCCGCGCTTCATGGCCCAGCCGCCGCTGCTGCCGGCCGCGCCGTACGAGCTGGAGCGGGCCGACGGCGCCTACTCCCCCGTGGAGATCGCAATCCGCCGCGGTCTGGGACGGGACACGCCCGGCCCGGACGGGGACGGCACCGAGGCCGGAACCGGGACCGGGGCCGGGGCCGGCCACAGCGCCGGATAG
- a CDS encoding PH domain-containing protein, which translates to MTSPDKPADPVQQYADRSYRSPAGLAGGVMLLALAAWLGGDALVRGEGHTKLLAVAGLLFAVPLVVAFTLRPVVRAGQDRLVVRNPFRTITLPWGAVEDLRASFTSEVFAGGTKYQLWAVPVSLRQRKKAGRQAARSANRPAKSQFGLHLDAGPPPRATADRTLDELRELQERGAARESAQGGPAVRWAYEIIAPCVVGVLGLVVLIAL; encoded by the coding sequence ATGACGAGCCCGGACAAGCCCGCAGACCCCGTCCAGCAGTACGCGGACCGCAGCTACCGCTCGCCGGCCGGGCTGGCCGGCGGGGTCATGCTGCTGGCGCTCGCCGCCTGGCTCGGCGGTGACGCGCTGGTGCGCGGCGAGGGGCACACCAAGCTGCTGGCGGTGGCCGGGCTGCTGTTCGCGGTGCCTCTGGTGGTCGCGTTCACCCTGCGGCCCGTGGTGCGGGCGGGACAGGACCGGCTCGTGGTGCGCAACCCCTTCCGTACGATCACGCTGCCGTGGGGCGCGGTGGAGGACCTCCGGGCCTCCTTCACCAGCGAGGTCTTCGCGGGCGGCACGAAGTACCAGCTCTGGGCGGTCCCGGTGTCGCTGCGGCAGCGCAAGAAGGCCGGCCGGCAGGCGGCGCGCTCCGCGAACCGGCCCGCCAAGAGCCAGTTCGGGCTGCACCTGGACGCCGGCCCGCCGCCCCGTGCCACGGCCGACCGCACCCTTGACGAGCTGCGCGAACTCCAGGAGCGGGGCGCCGCGCGGGAGAGCGCGCAGGGCGGTCCGGCGGTGCGCTGGGCGTACGAGATCATCGCCCCGTGCGTGGTGGGCGTACTCGGCCTCGTGGTGCTGATCGCGCTCTGA
- a CDS encoding nitroreductase/quinone reductase family protein, giving the protein MSVSPFNQSVIEEFRANGGKVGGPFEGGDLLLLTTTGAKSGRQTTTPLGYVRHDGLPLVVGSNLGGPRHPAWYHNLLAHPQVQVEIGTESYAAIAVPAEGARRDELFAHVVRAVPGYGDYQAATSRVLPVVVLERAGHEPEEGPVEVTTLAGKLLEVHTWLRGQLRHVRAETEAHFAERAAHQGPGEPPKPGLGLQIRQHCLAFCQSLEFHHTSEDAHVFPAMAGYHPELKDAFDRLREEHRTVARIQDELLALLADITTADPERFRTELARMSRELTAHLDYEEEVLLPPLAQVPWPPAPPAAPAPPAPPVTDREPAADREPAADQRP; this is encoded by the coding sequence ATGTCGGTATCCCCTTTCAACCAGTCCGTCATCGAGGAGTTCCGCGCCAACGGAGGAAAGGTCGGCGGCCCCTTCGAAGGCGGCGACCTCCTCCTGCTGACCACCACCGGCGCCAAGTCGGGCCGGCAGACCACCACCCCGCTCGGTTACGTCCGCCACGACGGCCTGCCGCTGGTCGTCGGATCGAACCTCGGCGGGCCCCGGCACCCCGCCTGGTACCACAACCTGCTCGCCCACCCCCAGGTCCAGGTGGAGATCGGCACCGAGTCGTACGCCGCGATAGCCGTCCCCGCCGAGGGCGCCCGGCGGGACGAGCTGTTCGCGCACGTGGTGCGCGCGGTGCCCGGGTACGGCGACTACCAGGCCGCCACCTCCCGGGTCCTGCCCGTCGTGGTCCTGGAGCGCGCCGGCCACGAGCCGGAGGAGGGCCCTGTGGAGGTCACCACCCTCGCCGGCAAGCTCCTGGAGGTCCACACCTGGCTGCGCGGACAGCTCCGGCACGTACGCGCGGAGACCGAGGCGCACTTCGCCGAGCGGGCCGCCCACCAGGGCCCCGGGGAGCCACCGAAGCCGGGGCTGGGGCTCCAGATCCGCCAGCACTGCCTGGCGTTCTGCCAGTCGTTGGAGTTCCACCACACCAGCGAGGACGCCCATGTGTTCCCCGCCATGGCGGGCTACCACCCCGAGCTGAAGGACGCCTTCGACCGGCTGCGCGAGGAGCACCGTACGGTCGCGCGCATCCAGGACGAACTCCTCGCCCTGCTGGCCGACATCACCACCGCCGACCCCGAGCGCTTCCGCACGGAGCTGGCGCGGATGTCGCGGGAGCTGACGGCCCACCTCGACTACGAGGAAGAGGTGCTGCTGCCGCCGCTGGCCCAGGTCCCCTGGCCGCCTGCCCCGCCGGCCGCTCCGGCCCCACCCGCCCCGCCGGTCACCGACCGGGAACCGGCCGCTGACCGGGAGCCGGCCGCCGACCAGAGGCCGTAA
- a CDS encoding TIGR03086 family metal-binding protein, with amino-acid sequence MSPIADRYARLADGFLARVRATPEDRWDAPSPCRGWTARDVVGHVVNGHRGILALAGGQAPAAAYGVGVCGMADAPDVAPDADLAAAFTAARDDMLAVLTDPDRAARPLPDGPLGPVPVERAVDLIGALELLGHTWDLARATGGDESLDPEAVARTHEALLPHHGGLLMTGAFDPGVAAPPDADPQTAFLCFTGRRP; translated from the coding sequence ATGTCACCGATCGCGGACCGCTACGCCCGACTCGCCGACGGCTTCCTGGCCCGCGTCCGGGCCACTCCCGAGGACCGCTGGGACGCGCCGAGCCCGTGCCGCGGCTGGACGGCCCGTGACGTGGTCGGCCATGTCGTCAACGGGCACCGCGGCATCCTCGCCCTGGCCGGCGGCCAGGCGCCGGCCGCCGCGTACGGCGTCGGTGTCTGCGGGATGGCCGACGCCCCGGACGTGGCGCCGGACGCGGACCTGGCGGCGGCGTTCACCGCCGCCCGTGACGACATGCTCGCCGTGCTCACCGACCCGGACCGGGCGGCCCGGCCGCTGCCGGACGGGCCTCTGGGCCCGGTGCCGGTGGAGCGGGCCGTCGATCTCATCGGAGCCCTGGAGCTGCTGGGGCACACCTGGGACCTGGCCCGCGCCACCGGGGGCGATGAATCCCTGGACCCGGAGGCCGTCGCCCGTACCCATGAGGCGCTGCTGCCGCATCACGGCGGGCTGCTGATGACCGGCGCGTTCGACCCGGGCGTCGCCGCCCCGCCGGACGCCGACCCGCAGACCGCGTTCCTGTGTTTCACGGGGCGCCGGCCCTGA
- the deoC gene encoding deoxyribose-phosphate aldolase, protein MPTTVPAYGKEAAGRLASMADVTASDGALRRFLHGLPGVDAVGLQARAATLGTRSIKNTAKAYAIDLAITMIDLTTLEGADTPGKVRALCAKGVNPDPTDRTVPKVAAICVYPDMVATAKDALGDSGIHVASVATAFPAGRAALPVKLADTRDAVAAGADEIDMVIDRGAFLSGRYMSVFEEIKQVKEACRREDGSAAHLKVIFETGELQTYDNVRRVSWLSMLAGADFIKTSTGKVAVNATPPVTLLMLEAVRDFHAATGVQVGVKPAGGIRTTKDAVKYLVMVNETLGEGWLTPDWFRFGASSLLNDLLMQRQKLSTGRYSGPDYVTVD, encoded by the coding sequence ATGCCCACCACTGTTCCCGCATACGGCAAGGAAGCCGCGGGGCGTCTGGCGTCGATGGCGGACGTGACCGCCTCCGACGGTGCGCTGCGCCGCTTCCTCCACGGCCTCCCGGGCGTCGACGCGGTCGGCCTCCAGGCCCGCGCCGCGACCCTCGGCACCCGCTCGATCAAGAACACGGCGAAGGCGTACGCCATCGATCTCGCCATCACGATGATCGACCTGACGACGCTGGAAGGCGCGGACACCCCGGGCAAGGTCCGGGCCCTGTGCGCCAAGGGCGTCAACCCGGACCCCACCGACCGCACCGTCCCCAAGGTCGCCGCGATCTGTGTCTACCCCGACATGGTGGCGACCGCGAAGGACGCGCTCGGTGACTCCGGGATCCACGTCGCCTCCGTCGCCACCGCCTTCCCCGCGGGCCGCGCCGCGCTGCCCGTCAAGCTCGCCGACACCCGTGACGCGGTCGCGGCCGGCGCCGACGAGATCGACATGGTGATCGACCGGGGTGCCTTCCTCTCCGGCCGCTACATGTCGGTGTTCGAGGAGATCAAGCAGGTCAAGGAGGCGTGCCGGCGTGAGGACGGCAGCGCCGCCCACCTGAAGGTGATCTTCGAGACCGGTGAGCTCCAGACGTACGACAACGTCCGCCGGGTCTCCTGGCTGTCGATGCTGGCCGGCGCCGACTTCATCAAGACCTCGACCGGCAAGGTGGCGGTCAACGCCACTCCCCCGGTGACCCTGCTGATGCTGGAGGCCGTCCGCGACTTCCACGCCGCCACGGGGGTACAGGTCGGTGTGAAGCCGGCCGGCGGTATCCGTACGACCAAGGACGCCGTCAAGTACCTGGTGATGGTCAACGAGACGCTGGGCGAGGGGTGGCTGACCCCCGACTGGTTCCGCTTCGGTGCCTCCAGCCTGCTCAACGACCTGCTGATGCAGCGCCAGAAGCTCAGCACCGGCCGTTACTCCGGCCCCGACTACGTCACGGTGGACTGA
- a CDS encoding aldehyde dehydrogenase family protein, which yields MTFEYAPAPESRAVVDIAPSYGLFIDGEFTEAADGKVFKTVSPANEEVLSEVAQAGAQDVDRAVRAARKAFEKWSALPGAERAKYLFRIARIIQERSRELAVLESLDNGKPIRESRDSDLPLVAAHFFYYAGWADKLGHAGYGANPRPLGVAGQVIPWNFPLLMLAWKIAPALACGNTVVLKPAETTPLSALFFADICRQAGLPKGVVNILTGDGTTGAELVAHPDVNKVAFTGSTEVGKAIARTVAGTDKKLTLELGGKAANIVFDDAPVDQAVEGIVNGIFFNQGHVCCAGSRLLVQESVQDELLDALKRRMATLRVGDPLDKNTDIGAINSAEQLARIKSLAEAGEQEGAERWAPACELPDSGYWFAPTLFTGVTQAHRIAREEIFGPVLSVLTFRTPEEAVEKANNTPYGLSAGIWTEKGSRSLWMAGKLRAGIVWSNTFNKFDPASPFGGYKESGFGREGGRHGLEAYLDV from the coding sequence ATGACCTTCGAATACGCACCGGCGCCCGAGTCGCGCGCCGTCGTCGACATCGCGCCGTCCTACGGCCTGTTCATCGACGGCGAGTTCACCGAGGCCGCCGACGGCAAGGTCTTCAAGACCGTCTCCCCCGCCAACGAGGAGGTCCTCTCCGAGGTCGCCCAGGCGGGCGCCCAGGACGTGGACCGCGCCGTGCGGGCCGCCCGCAAGGCGTTCGAGAAGTGGTCGGCGCTGCCGGGCGCCGAGCGCGCCAAGTACCTCTTCCGGATCGCCCGGATCATCCAGGAGCGCTCGCGCGAGCTGGCCGTCCTGGAGTCCCTGGACAACGGCAAGCCGATCCGCGAGTCCCGCGACTCCGACCTGCCGCTGGTCGCCGCGCACTTCTTCTACTACGCGGGCTGGGCCGACAAGCTCGGCCACGCCGGGTACGGCGCGAACCCGCGCCCGCTGGGCGTCGCGGGCCAGGTCATCCCCTGGAACTTCCCGCTGCTGATGCTGGCGTGGAAGATCGCCCCGGCGCTGGCCTGCGGCAACACCGTCGTCCTCAAGCCCGCCGAGACGACCCCGCTCTCCGCCCTGTTCTTCGCGGACATCTGCCGCCAGGCGGGCCTGCCCAAGGGTGTCGTCAACATCCTGACGGGTGACGGCACCACCGGCGCCGAGCTGGTCGCCCACCCGGACGTCAACAAGGTCGCCTTCACCGGTTCCACCGAGGTCGGCAAGGCCATCGCCCGTACGGTCGCCGGTACGGACAAGAAGCTCACCCTCGAACTGGGCGGCAAGGCGGCGAACATCGTCTTCGACGACGCCCCGGTCGACCAGGCCGTCGAGGGCATCGTCAACGGCATCTTCTTCAACCAGGGGCACGTCTGCTGCGCGGGCTCCCGCCTCTTGGTCCAGGAGTCGGTGCAGGACGAGCTGCTGGACGCGCTCAAGCGCCGGATGGCGACCCTGCGCGTCGGCGACCCGCTGGACAAGAACACCGACATCGGCGCGATCAACTCCGCCGAGCAGCTCGCGCGCATCAAGTCGCTGGCCGAGGCGGGCGAGCAGGAGGGCGCCGAGCGCTGGGCCCCGGCCTGCGAACTGCCCGACAGCGGCTACTGGTTCGCCCCGACCCTCTTCACGGGTGTCACGCAGGCGCACCGCATCGCCCGCGAGGAGATCTTCGGCCCGGTGCTGTCGGTGCTGACCTTCCGCACGCCCGAAGAGGCCGTGGAGAAGGCCAACAACACCCCCTACGGCCTCTCCGCCGGCATCTGGACGGAGAAGGGCAGCCGCAGCCTGTGGATGGCCGGCAAGCTGCGGGCGGGCATCGTCTGGTCCAACACGTTCAACAAGTTCGACCCGGCCTCGCCGTTCGGCGGTTACAAGGAGTCGGGCTTCGGCCGCGAGGGCGGCCGGCACGGTCTGGAGGCGTACCTCGATGTCTGA
- a CDS encoding aldehyde dehydrogenase family protein — protein sequence MSDRLSVLKTYKLYVGGKFPRSESGRVYEVTDSKDKWLANAPMSSRKDARDAVVAARKAFGGWSGATAYNRGQILYRVAEMLEGRREQFVAEVADAEGLSKSKAGAVVDAAIDRWVWYAGWSDKVAQIAGSANPVAGPYFNLSTPEPTGVVAVLAPQDSSFLGLVSVIAPAIVTGNTVVVTTSKKSPLPALSLGEVLATSDLPGGVVNILSGRTAELAGPLAAHQDVNAIDLAGAAGDAELATALETAAADNLKRVLRPQAVDWAADPGTERLLAFLETKTVWHPMGV from the coding sequence ATGTCTGATCGCTTGAGCGTTCTCAAGACCTACAAGCTGTACGTCGGGGGCAAGTTCCCCCGGTCCGAGAGCGGACGGGTGTACGAGGTGACCGACTCAAAGGACAAGTGGCTCGCCAACGCGCCGATGTCCTCCCGCAAGGACGCCCGGGACGCGGTGGTCGCCGCCCGTAAGGCGTTCGGTGGCTGGTCCGGCGCCACGGCCTACAACCGCGGCCAGATCCTCTACCGCGTCGCCGAGATGCTGGAGGGCCGCCGCGAGCAGTTCGTCGCGGAGGTCGCCGACGCCGAGGGCCTGTCGAAGTCCAAGGCGGGCGCGGTCGTGGACGCCGCGATCGACCGCTGGGTCTGGTACGCGGGCTGGTCGGACAAGGTCGCGCAGATCGCCGGCTCGGCCAACCCCGTCGCGGGCCCGTACTTCAACCTCTCCACCCCGGAGCCGACCGGCGTCGTGGCCGTCCTCGCGCCGCAGGACTCCTCCTTCCTCGGCCTGGTGTCGGTGATCGCCCCGGCGATCGTCACCGGCAACACGGTCGTGGTGACCACGAGCAAGAAGTCCCCGCTGCCCGCCCTGTCGCTGGGCGAGGTGCTGGCCACCTCCGACCTGCCCGGCGGCGTCGTCAACATCCTCTCGGGCCGTACGGCGGAGCTGGCGGGCCCGCTCGCCGCCCACCAGGACGTCAACGCCATCGACCTGGCGGGCGCGGCGGGCGACGCCGAGCTGGCCACCGCCCTGGAGACGGCGGCGGCGGACAACCTCAAGCGCGTGCTGCGTCCACAGGCTGTGGACTGGGCCGCCGACCCGGGGACCGAGCGCCTGCTCGCCTTCCTGGAGACGAAGACCGTCTGGCACCCGATGGGCGTCTGA